One stretch of Miscanthus floridulus cultivar M001 chromosome 18, ASM1932011v1, whole genome shotgun sequence DNA includes these proteins:
- the LOC136523703 gene encoding secreted RxLR effector protein 161-like yields MEERLKLTKASTAVKVDATLYQSIVGGLCYLVHTRPNIAFAMGYVSRFMEDPREDHWAVVKRLLRYVKGMVDQGIIFPKTGGSRLQLTVFSDADMVGDIDGRQSTSSMLIFLWLSPISWLSLKQKVVALSTCEAEYVAAATAVCEVVWLRRLLDELSGMEAHPPALMVDN; encoded by the coding sequence atggaggagcggctgaagctgacgaaggctagcaccgcggtgaaggtggatgcaacactctaccagagcattgTCGGCGGTCTATGCTACCTAGTCCATACGAGGCCGAACATTGCGTTCgccatgggctacgtcagtcgcttcatggaggatcccagggaggatcactgggctgtggtgaagcggctactacgctaTGTCAAAGGGAtggtggatcaagggatcatctttcctaagaccggcgggagtaggctgcagctcactgtgttcagcgatgcagacatggtgggggacatcgacggacgacagaGCACCTCTAGCATGCTCATCTTCCTCTGGTTGTccccaatttcatggttgtcactgaaacagaaggtggtggcgctatctacatgcgaggcagagtacgtagcggcagcCACAGCGGTGTgcgaagttgtgtggctacgtcgGCTGCTGGACGAGCTAAGCGGCATGGaggctcacccaccagcactgatggtggacaactag
- the LOC136523702 gene encoding 26.2 kDa heat shock protein, mitochondrial has translation MSLGRLLVLMEDEVAVASRHECWVSKEDADAVKLKVVMPRLGKVWADQDELVIEGESDKDTEYDDKDEAPAWYGHRIEFPTDAFKMD, from the coding sequence ATGAGCCTGGGCCGGCTGCTGGTGCTGATGGAGGATGAGGTGGCGGTGGCTTCAAGGCATGAGTGCTGGGTGTCCAAGGAGGATGCCGACGCGGTGAAGCTGAAGGTGGTGATGCCGAGGCTAGGGAAGGTGTGGGCGGACCAGGATGAGCTGGTGATCGAGGGGGAGAGCGACAAGGACACCGAGTATGATGATAAGGATGAGGCCCCGGCGTGGTATGGCCATCGCATCGAGTTCCCGACAGACGCTTTCAAGATGGACTAG